Proteins from one Alysiella filiformis genomic window:
- a CDS encoding VWA domain-containing protein, giving the protein MMIGLFDTVKNGLSSITAGVVRFGLKPIKYFIDNNFRSKVQPVAGSVVYCDLWVAVEHSGIYVADNGISNVEVTGFADSQVRLSNPTDFTSKSTMGKKIYVSCHDSHAVGHDKVGNYAAQQVGERLFYGLVFKNCHEFSSSCLKQIPEQDISFWGKLWGEFTDFFDPEWEFTIRQLKRNARLHLGANKWRLWDWDGNAANEPEPDWQAQQDYFQQQALTPEFIRQLRYELLETRDYEQEIADENIPKHIRQKLHQFRQNLEDISDTYQKAEAFLNGCPEAKLSFNDLQNSPEDFALLAKEMAQNQGIRELVRKMGRNYVSEEIKQRVKVPTRSRSEVHGVALGNDLMRMLPNEMALLDDETLETLFYSRLLESQLQCYELQGISLIDEEQTTQQQKAQTGPVVACLDTSSSMAGEPLIKAKAALFAIANILQREQRSLYVLLFSDSGQVAEFALNHADNLAGLMRFLQQGFGGGTDYETPLNRALEIIEQQPEFEKADVLMLSDGDCNLSDEFVRHWKQKKERLNCTAYSVLCNGSRTEDNFSDEILVL; this is encoded by the coding sequence ATGATGATTGGTTTATTTGATACGGTTAAAAATGGGCTAAGTAGCATAACTGCTGGTGTCGTACGTTTTGGCTTAAAACCCATTAAATATTTTATTGACAACAATTTTCGCAGTAAAGTTCAACCCGTTGCAGGCAGCGTGGTCTATTGCGATTTATGGGTGGCGGTGGAACATTCGGGCATTTATGTGGCAGATAACGGCATTTCCAATGTGGAAGTAACGGGCTTTGCCGATAGCCAAGTGCGCCTGTCTAATCCGACAGATTTCACGTCCAAAAGCACCATGGGGAAAAAGATTTACGTTTCCTGCCACGATAGCCATGCCGTTGGGCATGATAAAGTGGGCAATTATGCTGCTCAACAGGTGGGCGAGCGTTTGTTTTATGGCTTGGTGTTCAAAAATTGTCATGAATTTTCCAGCAGTTGCCTAAAACAAATTCCCGAACAAGATATTTCATTTTGGGGCAAATTGTGGGGCGAATTTACCGACTTTTTTGACCCAGAATGGGAATTCACCATTCGCCAATTAAAAAGGAATGCGCGTCTGCATTTGGGTGCAAACAAGTGGCGTTTGTGGGATTGGGATGGCAATGCTGCCAACGAACCCGAACCCGATTGGCAAGCACAACAAGATTATTTTCAGCAACAAGCGCTAACGCCCGAATTTATCCGCCAGTTGCGCTATGAATTGTTGGAAACGCGCGATTATGAACAAGAAATCGCCGATGAAAACATCCCCAAGCATATTCGCCAAAAACTGCACCAATTCAGGCAAAATTTAGAAGACATATCCGATACTTACCAAAAAGCAGAAGCATTTTTGAACGGTTGCCCCGAAGCCAAATTGTCGTTTAATGACCTGCAAAACAGCCCAGAAGATTTTGCATTATTGGCAAAAGAAATGGCGCAAAATCAAGGCATTCGTGAATTGGTACGCAAAATGGGGCGCAATTATGTTTCGGAAGAAATCAAGCAACGCGTGAAAGTGCCAACGCGCAGTCGCAGCGAAGTGCATGGCGTGGCATTGGGCAATGATTTAATGCGCATGCTGCCCAATGAAATGGCGTTGCTGGACGATGAAACTTTGGAAACGCTGTTTTACAGCCGTTTGCTGGAAAGCCAGTTGCAATGCTATGAATTGCAAGGCATTAGCCTGATTGATGAAGAACAAACCACCCAGCAGCAAAAAGCCCAAACAGGACCTGTGGTGGCGTGTTTGGACACATCGAGCAGCATGGCTGGCGAGCCTTTAATCAAAGCGAAAGCGGCTTTGTTTGCCATTGCCAATATTCTGCAACGCGAACAGCGTAGTTTGTATGTTTTGCTGTTCAGCGATAGCGGACAAGTAGCGGAATTTGCCCTAAACCATGCCGACAATTTGGCAGGTTTAATGCGCTTTTTGCAACAAGGTTTTGGTGGCGGCACGGATTATGAAACGCCATTGAATCGCGCTTTGGAAATCATTGAGCAGCAGCCTGAATTTGAAAAAGCCGATGTGTTGATGTTGTCTGATGGCGATTGCAATTTGTCTGATGAATTTGTGCGACATTGGAAACAGAAAAAAGAGCGGTTGAATTGCACGGCTTATTCTGTATTGTGCAATGGTTCGCGTACAGAAGACAATTTCAGCGATGAAATTTTGGTTTTATAG
- a CDS encoding AAA family ATPase produces the protein MNMKTKLSNLLSELNHGFIGREEMVKSALLSMIAGENLLLIGPPGTGKSLIARQISQALAQPETPNQAYFEYLLTKFSTPEELFGPLSISELKQDRFHRNTQGYLPTVQVAFLDEIFKASSSILNALLTILNERKFHNGTQTQNIPLQALIAASNELPKGQAELSALYDRFLVRRFVDYVGENQLKDFFNLPEKRAISPENQLSRDELAEIQQNAAKVVFPEPIQAALLAIWAKHKETFKENADERLSDRRFAKILHLLRISAFTNQREQVDLSDLFLLKDCLWNDETNAEKVRNLIMGVLRKYAQNGKKTSNPNIQAAKKHSVHEIRVPPENNGNIITASIAILPSFSGYFVVKQIHVKIGDSVEPDQSLVMVRRKPGKLDFDIPSPVAGVVKAIHAKVGDEVLPDSIIVEIVETVSVDEPESNTQSLLVEQFKNNIWL, from the coding sequence ATGAACATGAAAACCAAATTAAGCAATCTTTTATCCGAACTCAATCACGGCTTTATTGGACGTGAAGAAATGGTCAAATCGGCTTTGTTGAGCATGATTGCGGGCGAAAACCTGCTGTTGATTGGTCCACCTGGCACTGGCAAAAGCCTGATTGCACGTCAAATCAGTCAAGCATTGGCGCAGCCTGAAACGCCCAATCAAGCCTATTTTGAATATTTGCTGACCAAATTTTCCACGCCCGAAGAATTGTTTGGTCCATTGTCCATCAGCGAATTGAAACAAGACCGCTTTCATCGCAACACGCAAGGCTATTTGCCGACCGTGCAAGTGGCGTTTTTAGATGAAATTTTCAAAGCCAGCTCATCCATTTTGAATGCGCTTTTAACCATTTTGAACGAACGCAAATTCCACAACGGCACACAAACCCAAAACATTCCCTTGCAAGCCTTGATTGCCGCGTCCAATGAATTGCCCAAAGGTCAAGCCGAATTATCGGCTTTATACGACCGCTTTTTGGTGCGCCGTTTTGTGGATTATGTGGGCGAAAATCAACTGAAAGATTTTTTCAACCTGCCTGAAAAACGCGCCATTTCGCCCGAAAACCAATTAAGCCGCGATGAATTGGCAGAGATTCAGCAAAATGCGGCAAAAGTGGTATTCCCCGAACCGATTCAGGCAGCTTTGCTGGCAATTTGGGCGAAACACAAAGAAACATTTAAAGAAAATGCCGATGAACGGCTTTCCGACCGCCGTTTTGCCAAAATTTTGCATTTATTGCGGATTTCTGCATTTACCAATCAACGTGAACAGGTGGATTTGTCCGATTTGTTTTTGTTGAAAGACTGTTTGTGGAATGATGAAACGAATGCGGAGAAAGTACGAAATTTGATTATGGGTGTATTGAGAAAATATGCCCAAAATGGAAAAAAGACCAGTAACCCCAACATTCAGGCAGCCAAAAAGCATTCTGTACATGAAATACGAGTACCACCAGAAAACAATGGAAATATAATAACCGCCTCCATAGCTATATTGCCGTCTTTTAGTGGTTATTTCGTTGTAAAACAAATTCATGTAAAAATTGGGGACAGCGTAGAACCCGACCAATCATTAGTTATGGTGCGACGTAAACCAGGCAAACTCGATTTTGATATACCAAGTCCTGTGGCTGGTGTAGTCAAAGCCATACATGCAAAAGTGGGTGATGAAGTATTACCAGACAGCATCATTGTTGAAATTGTTGAAACCGTATCGGTTGATGAACCTGAAAGCAATACACAATCGCTGTTGGTAGAGCAATTTAAAAACAATATTTGGCTGTAA
- the mfd gene encoding transcription-repair coupling factor yields MNFPLPKPTQKSFWTDLSLGSMPYLLSENLPKNSSKIILTADSETAHRLHQAWQFFRPRDNALFFPDWETLPYEHFSPHQDLVSERLSVLWQLKNGTVDALFLPVATAMQKLAPVSFLLARTFWLKVGQTLHIDSLRENLIQAGYHLVDNVLAAGEFAVRGGIVDVFPMGADLPYRLDLFDEEIDTIKIFNPETQRTIENIQEIRLLPAHEFPTDADAQKIFRSRFREEIDGDPSAAAVYKAVGNGQFGAGVEHYLPLFFEENCANLFDYVGENAIVVCTDDVHAYANRFWGDVKQRHQFAQGEPHYPPLAPQFLYLSPDQFSGCLKPYPQIWTSPDHRHDLPNLAVNRQSEQPLLALQDFQAAFDGKILLCADSLGRRETMSAFFKQNGLDVAQVASWQDFVQQNHKLAICVSPLVQGFQMNSNLVPSPSGRGLGRGQTADDEPLSPALSQREREQDFRQPENALAQSHSQNVKNQISGSLKIAVITETELYQYVARPKTRRLKHAKIADTALRDLAEINMGDPVVHQEHGIARYQGLVNMNFGDGDTEMMLLAYANEAQLYVPVSQLHLISRYSGSASENVQLHKLGTGAWGKAKRKAAEQARDTAAELLNLYAQRAAQSGFKFEINELDYQAFADGFGYEETEDQAAAIAAVLKDLTQAKPMDRLVCGDVGFGKTEVALRAAFVAVMGGKQVAVLAPTTLLVEQHAKNFADRFADFPVKTAALSRFNSSKETKATLAGMADGTVDIVIGTHKLVQDDIAFKNLGLVIIDEEHRFGVRQKEQLKRLRANVDMLTLTATPIPRTLSMALEGLRDFSLITTAPSRRLAVKTFVKPFGDGSVREAVLRELKRGGQVFFLHNEVETIENMREKLAELLPEARIGVAHGQLRERELEQVMREFLQQKFNVLLCSTIIETGIDIPNANTIIINRADKFGIAQLHQLRGRVGRSHHQAYAYLFTGEFVSKDAQKRLDAIAAADELGAGFALAMQDLEIRGAGEILGEGQSGEMAQVGLTLYTEMLKQAVRELKKGRVPDLDAPLGVNTEIKLHAPALLPESYCPDIHERLVLYKRLATCENINQINDIFEELIDRFGLPEQAVKTLVESHKLRIMASDLGISTVDATAEAITLAFGKNMVLNPAKIIAIMQREKGWRMAGSDKLRVEMKSADVVARIENARKVLKLLAE; encoded by the coding sequence ATGAACTTCCCCCTTCCCAAACCCACGCAAAAATCCTTCTGGACAGATTTATCATTAGGCTCAATGCCTTATTTATTAAGCGAAAATCTCCCCAAAAATTCAAGCAAAATCATTTTAACTGCCGACAGCGAAACCGCCCACCGACTTCATCAAGCATGGCAATTTTTCCGCCCACGCGACAATGCCCTGTTTTTCCCCGATTGGGAAACTTTGCCCTACGAACATTTTTCGCCACACCAAGACCTTGTTTCTGAACGATTATCTGTGTTGTGGCAACTGAAAAACGGTACGGTGGACGCGCTGTTTTTGCCCGTTGCCACCGCCATGCAAAAGCTCGCGCCTGTGTCATTTTTGTTGGCGCGGACGTTTTGGTTGAAAGTCGGTCAAACTTTACACATTGATTCTTTAAGGGAAAATTTGATTCAGGCAGGCTATCATTTGGTGGACAATGTGTTGGCGGCAGGCGAATTTGCCGTGCGCGGCGGCATTGTGGACGTGTTCCCCATGGGCGCGGATTTGCCCTATCGCCTTGATTTGTTTGATGAAGAAATTGACACCATCAAAATTTTCAACCCCGAAACGCAGCGAACCATTGAAAACATTCAAGAAATCAGATTGTTGCCCGCCCACGAATTCCCCACCGATGCGGACGCGCAAAAAATCTTCCGCAGCCGTTTCCGTGAAGAAATCGATGGCGACCCCAGCGCGGCAGCCGTGTACAAAGCGGTGGGCAATGGGCAATTTGGCGCAGGCGTGGAGCATTATTTGCCTTTGTTTTTTGAAGAAAATTGTGCCAATCTGTTTGATTATGTTGGCGAAAATGCGATTGTGGTTTGCACGGACGATGTCCACGCCTACGCCAACCGTTTTTGGGGCGATGTGAAACAACGCCACCAATTCGCGCAGGGCGAGCCGCATTATCCGCCACTTGCACCGCAGTTTTTGTATTTGTCGCCCGACCAGTTTTCAGGCTGCCTGAAACCGTATCCGCAAATTTGGACTTCGCCCGACCACCGCCACGATTTGCCCAATCTTGCCGTAAATCGTCAGTCGGAACAGCCGCTTTTGGCGTTGCAGGATTTTCAGGCAGCGTTTGACGGCAAAATTTTGCTTTGTGCCGACAGCTTGGGGCGCAGGGAAACCATGTCCGCTTTTTTCAAACAAAATGGTTTGGATGTGGCACAAGTGGCAAGTTGGCAGGATTTTGTTCAACAAAACCATAAATTGGCAATTTGCGTGTCGCCTTTGGTGCAGGGCTTTCAAATGAACAGCAATCTCGTCCCCTCTCCCTCTGGGAGAGGGTTAGGGAGAGGGCAAACCGCAGACGATGAACCCCTCTCCCCAGCCCTCTCCCAAAGGGAGAGGGAGCAAGATTTCAGGCAGCCTGAAAATGCGTTGGCACAATCCCATTCACAAAATGTGAAAAATCAAATTTCAGGCAGCCTGAAAATTGCCGTCATCACCGAAACCGAACTCTATCAATACGTTGCTCGCCCCAAAACGCGCCGCTTGAAACACGCCAAAATTGCCGACACCGCCTTGCGCGATTTGGCGGAAATCAACATGGGCGACCCCGTTGTCCACCAAGAACACGGCATTGCGCGGTATCAAGGCTTGGTAAACATGAATTTTGGCGATGGCGACACCGAAATGATGTTGCTGGCATACGCCAACGAAGCGCAACTGTATGTACCTGTTTCACAACTGCATTTAATCAGCCGCTATTCAGGCAGCGCGTCCGAAAACGTGCAATTACACAAACTCGGCACAGGCGCGTGGGGCAAAGCCAAACGCAAAGCCGCCGAACAAGCCCGCGACACCGCAGCCGAATTGCTCAATTTGTACGCCCAACGCGCAGCACAATCGGGTTTCAAATTTGAAATCAACGAATTGGATTATCAAGCCTTTGCAGATGGATTCGGCTACGAAGAAACCGAAGACCAAGCCGCCGCCATCGCTGCCGTATTGAAAGACTTGACCCAAGCCAAACCGATGGACAGACTGGTTTGTGGCGATGTCGGTTTTGGCAAAACCGAAGTGGCGTTGCGTGCCGCATTTGTGGCGGTGATGGGTGGCAAACAGGTGGCGGTACTTGCGCCCACGACTTTGTTGGTGGAGCAACACGCGAAAAATTTTGCCGACCGTTTTGCCGATTTTCCTGTCAAAACGGCGGCGTTGTCGCGTTTTAACAGCAGCAAAGAAACCAAAGCCACCCTCGCAGGCATGGCAGATGGCACGGTGGACATCGTCATCGGCACACACAAATTGGTGCAAGATGATATTGCGTTTAAAAACTTGGGCTTGGTCATCATTGATGAAGAACACCGCTTTGGCGTGCGGCAAAAAGAGCAACTCAAACGCCTTCGCGCCAATGTGGACATGCTCACGCTGACCGCCACACCCATTCCGCGTACATTGAGCATGGCTTTGGAGGGTTTGCGTGATTTTTCATTGATTACCACCGCGCCATCGCGCCGCCTTGCCGTGAAAACTTTTGTCAAACCCTTTGGCGATGGCAGCGTGCGCGAAGCCGTGTTGCGCGAATTGAAACGTGGCGGACAGGTTTTTTTCCTGCACAATGAAGTAGAAACCATTGAAAACATGCGAGAAAAATTGGCAGAACTCTTGCCCGAAGCCCGCATTGGCGTGGCGCACGGACAGTTGCGCGAACGCGAATTGGAACAGGTCATGCGCGAATTTTTGCAACAGAAATTCAATGTCTTACTCTGTTCCACCATTATTGAGACGGGCATTGACATTCCCAATGCCAACACGATTATCATCAATCGTGCCGACAAATTCGGCATTGCCCAGTTGCACCAGTTGCGTGGACGCGTGGGGCGCAGTCATCATCAGGCGTATGCTTATCTTTTTACAGGCGAATTTGTCAGCAAAGACGCGCAAAAACGTTTGGACGCGATTGCGGCTGCCGATGAATTGGGCGCAGGTTTCGCGCTTGCCATGCAAGATTTGGAAATTCGCGGCGCAGGCGAAATTTTGGGCGAGGGACAATCGGGCGAAATGGCGCAGGTGGGTTTGACTTTGTACACGGAAATGTTGAAACAAGCCGTGCGCGAGTTGAAAAAAGGGCGTGTGCCTGATTTGGACGCGCCTTTGGGCGTGAACACGGAAATCAAGCTCCACGCACCTGCTTTGCTGCCTGAAAGTTATTGCCCCGATATTCACGAACGTTTGGTGCTGTACAAACGCTTGGCAACTTGCGAAAACATCAATCAAATCAACGATATTTTTGAAGAACTCATTGACCGTTTCGGGCTGCCTGAACAAGCTGTGAAAACGCTGGTGGAAAGCCACAAATTGCGGATTATGGCAAGCGATTTGGGCATCAGCACGGTGGACGCGACTGCCGAAGCCATCACGTTGGCGTTTGGCAAAAACATGGTGCTGAACCCAGCCAAAATCATCGCCATCATGCAACGCGAAAAAGGCTGGCGCATGGCTGGCAGCGACAAATTGCGCGTGGAAATGAAAAGCGCAGATGTGGTGGCACGGATTGAAAATGCGCGGAAAGTGTTGAAGTTGTTGGCGGAATAA
- a CDS encoding acetate kinase, which translates to MSQLILVLNCGSSSLKGAVLNNATGEVLLSCLGEKLGLADAYITFKVNGEKQKVELANQPNHTGAVAAMLNKLQEMGLESQIAAIGHRVVSGGELYSDSVLINDDVIAAIEKCIPLAPLHNPANLLGIRAAQNIFKGLPNVAVFDTAFHQTMPEHAYTYAVPRKLYREFGLRRYGFHGTSYRFVATEAARFLGKDIENSRFVVAHLGNGASVAAIKNGKSVDTSMGITPLEGLVMGTRAGDIDASVYEFLADNLNLSVKEITNLLNKQSGLLGISELSSDCRTIEEEAAKGHEGAKLALEIFSYRLAKYIASMAVAAGGLDAVVFTGGIGENSDIIRAKVLNYCAFLGLKVDDEANLAARFGKDGIITAADSQVQAVVIPTNEELMIAQDTARLSGL; encoded by the coding sequence ATGTCTCAATTGATTTTGGTTTTGAACTGCGGTTCATCATCTTTAAAAGGCGCGGTTTTGAACAACGCCACAGGCGAAGTGCTGTTGAGCTGCTTGGGCGAAAAATTGGGCTTGGCAGACGCTTACATCACATTCAAAGTGAATGGCGAAAAACAAAAAGTGGAATTGGCAAACCAACCCAACCACACAGGCGCGGTGGCTGCCATGTTGAACAAATTGCAAGAAATGGGCTTGGAAAGCCAAATTGCCGCCATCGGTCATCGCGTGGTAAGCGGTGGCGAATTGTACAGCGATTCGGTTTTGATTAACGATGATGTGATTGCCGCCATTGAAAAATGCATTCCGCTCGCGCCCTTGCACAATCCAGCCAATTTGTTGGGCATTCGTGCCGCGCAAAACATTTTCAAAGGCTTGCCCAATGTGGCGGTGTTTGATACCGCATTCCACCAAACCATGCCCGAACACGCCTACACCTACGCTGTGCCACGCAAATTGTACCGCGAATTTGGTTTGCGCCGTTACGGTTTCCACGGCACAAGCTACCGCTTTGTGGCAACCGAAGCCGCACGCTTCTTGGGCAAAGACATTGAAAATTCACGCTTTGTGGTGGCACACTTGGGCAATGGCGCATCTGTTGCCGCCATCAAAAATGGCAAATCCGTAGATACATCAATGGGCATCACGCCTTTGGAAGGCTTGGTAATGGGTACACGCGCTGGCGACATTGACGCGAGCGTGTACGAATTTTTGGCAGACAATTTGAATTTGTCGGTAAAAGAAATCACCAATTTGTTGAACAAACAAAGTGGTTTGTTGGGCATTTCTGAATTGTCCAGCGATTGCCGCACCATTGAAGAAGAAGCCGCCAAAGGACACGAAGGCGCAAAATTGGCTTTGGAAATTTTCTCTTACCGTTTGGCAAAATACATTGCGTCTATGGCGGTGGCAGCAGGCGGCTTGGACGCGGTGGTGTTCACAGGCGGCATTGGCGAAAATTCTGACATCATTCGCGCCAAAGTTTTGAATTATTGCGCTTTCTTGGGATTGAAAGTGGACGATGAAGCCAACTTGGCAGCCCGTTTTGGCAAAGACGGCATCATCACCGCCGCCGACAGCCAAGTTCAAGCGGTTGTGATTCCCACCAATGAGGAATTGATGATTGCCCAAGACACAGCCCGTTTGAGCGGATTGTGA
- the aceF gene encoding dihydrolipoyllysine-residue acetyltransferase, whose translation MSLIEIKVPDIGGHSNVDVIAVEVKEGDTIALDQTLITLETDKATMDVPADAAGVVKELRVKVGDKVSEGSVIVLLEAASQTETAPQVAEKPAETPAPSVQVAAPQATASATQKVEVPDIGGHSNVDVIAVEIKVGDTIALDQTLITLETDKATMDVPSTAAGVVTALHVKVGDKVSQGTVIVEVSGGAPVAESAPQAAAKHETAPVQAAAPAPQAPAPSSPQVQQNQPVAAYGAVNEAAFAKAHAGPSTRKLARELGVDLGLVKGTGAKNRITAEDVKAFVKGVMQNGGASVQAAPAAASLGGGLDLLPWPKIDFSKFGEIEVKELSRIKKISGQNLSRNWVMIPHVTVNEDADMTELETFRQQLNKEWEKAGVKVSPLAFIIKASVAALQAFPEFNSSLDGDNLILKKYYNIGFAADTPNGLVVPVIKDVDKKGIKEISIELTELSKKAREGKLKPQEMQGACFTISSLGGIGGTSFTPIVNAPEVAILGVCKSQMKPVWNGKEFEPRLMCPLSLSFDHRVIDGAAGMRFTVYLAQLLKDFRRVIL comes from the coding sequence ATGAGTTTAATTGAAATCAAAGTCCCCGACATCGGTGGACACAGCAACGTGGACGTGATTGCGGTTGAAGTCAAAGAGGGCGACACCATCGCACTTGACCAAACGCTCATCACTTTGGAAACCGACAAAGCCACCATGGACGTGCCTGCTGACGCGGCTGGTGTGGTCAAAGAATTGCGCGTGAAAGTGGGCGACAAAGTCTCCGAAGGCAGCGTGATTGTGTTGTTGGAAGCAGCGAGCCAAACCGAAACCGCACCACAAGTGGCTGAAAAACCAGCAGAAACACCTGCGCCCAGCGTTCAGGTAGCCGCGCCACAAGCTACGGCAAGCGCAACGCAAAAAGTGGAAGTACCCGACATTGGCGGACACAGCAATGTGGACGTGATTGCGGTGGAAATCAAAGTGGGCGACACCATCGCGCTTGACCAAACGCTCATCACTTTGGAAACCGACAAAGCCACGATGGACGTGCCCAGCACGGCGGCTGGCGTGGTAACGGCTTTGCACGTTAAGGTGGGCGACAAAGTTTCGCAAGGCACGGTGATTGTGGAAGTGTCAGGCGGTGCGCCTGTGGCGGAATCTGCACCACAAGCAGCCGCCAAACACGAAACTGCACCCGTTCAGGCTGCCGCGCCTGCGCCACAAGCCCCTGCTCCATCTTCACCACAAGTTCAACAAAATCAACCTGTTGCCGCTTATGGCGCGGTAAACGAGGCGGCATTTGCCAAAGCCCATGCTGGTCCTTCCACACGCAAATTGGCGCGTGAATTGGGCGTGGATTTGGGCTTGGTCAAAGGCACGGGCGCGAAAAATCGCATTACCGCCGAAGACGTGAAAGCGTTTGTGAAAGGCGTGATGCAAAACGGTGGCGCGAGCGTTCAGGCAGCCCCTGCGGCAGCGAGCTTGGGTGGCGGTTTGGATTTGTTGCCTTGGCCAAAAATTGATTTCAGCAAATTTGGCGAAATTGAAGTTAAAGAATTGAGCCGAATCAAGAAAATTTCAGGTCAAAACCTGTCGCGCAACTGGGTGATGATTCCGCACGTTACCGTGAACGAAGACGCGGACATGACCGAATTGGAAACTTTCCGCCAACAACTCAACAAAGAATGGGAAAAAGCGGGCGTGAAAGTGTCGCCATTGGCGTTCATCATCAAGGCGAGCGTGGCGGCATTGCAAGCTTTCCCCGAGTTCAACTCGTCTTTGGACGGCGACAATTTGATTTTGAAAAAATACTACAACATCGGTTTCGCGGCAGACACGCCAAACGGTTTGGTTGTGCCTGTGATTAAAGACGTGGACAAAAAAGGCATTAAGGAAATTTCCATTGAATTGACCGAATTGTCCAAAAAAGCCCGCGAAGGCAAGCTGAAACCGCAAGAAATGCAAGGCGCATGTTTCACGATTTCCAGCTTGGGCGGCATTGGCGGCACCAGTTTCACGCCGATTGTGAATGCCCCCGAAGTGGCGATTTTGGGCGTGTGCAAATCGCAAATGAAACCCGTGTGGAACGGCAAGGAATTTGAGCCACGTTTGATGTGTCCGTTGAGCTTGTCGTTTGACCACCGCGTGATTGACGGTGCGGCAGGTATGCGTTTCACGGTTTATTTGGCGCAATTATTGAAAGATTTCCGCCGCGTGATTTTGTAA
- a CDS encoding type II toxin-antitoxin system VapC family toxin — protein sequence MNGKRYLLDTCTLIGLQKQSPESVALLAEKGVYLSQCGISVITYIEFVGFHGADKATSQHLMAIAQRFTQFPISNEIRDLAIALRQHHKIKLPDTLILATAKAHNLTLLTLDEKLARIYQQTDLI from the coding sequence ATGAATGGTAAACGTTATTTGTTGGATACCTGTACGCTGATTGGGCTGCAAAAACAAAGTCCTGAAAGTGTGGCATTATTGGCAGAAAAAGGCGTTTATTTATCGCAATGCGGCATTAGTGTGATTACTTATATTGAATTTGTGGGATTTCATGGCGCAGACAAAGCCACATCGCAACATCTGATGGCAATCGCCCAGCGTTTTACGCAATTTCCGATTTCCAATGAAATCCGTGACTTGGCAATCGCTTTGCGCCAGCACCACAAAATCAAATTGCCTGATACACTGATTTTGGCAACCGCCAAAGCGCACAATTTGACCCTATTAACGCTTGATGAGAAACTGGCTAGAATTTATCAACAAACGGATTTAATTTGA